From Triticum urartu cultivar G1812 chromosome 2, Tu2.1, whole genome shotgun sequence, a single genomic window includes:
- the LOC125533649 gene encoding uncharacterized protein LOC125533649 — MRFTFSGDGSTKNTLQFFSVKVAKIDESLQWPLDVYGFFSVRDVVDHKRNMIFSCDRDNCQTISQEDPYLTLTGPTRAVVVTSDPSYFEIELKVKGTAESEDKYLSRLVMTYRTGFLDRSFTSGLSTLEMAFKEIIQSVEATISVKVVDGSWPDSFRGVFCASIDDIAGLKVKLLECGDDRLPLDADGNIKLRCKVVSVGLEGLLRISVMAHCINGDQVVESHCREDVKSHEVVFEPRRSGTSSNTELKIGSCRMEVTVSWSLFSYQL, encoded by the exons ATGCGTTTCACCTTCTCTGGCGATGGCTCAACCAAGAATACGCTGCAGTTCTTTTCAGTCAAAGTTGCAAAGATTGACGAGAGTTTACAGTGGCCGCTTGATGTGTATGGGTTCTTTTCCGTACGTGATGTGGTGGATCACAAACGCAACATGATCTTCTCCTGCGACAGGGATAACTGCCAGACCATCAGCCAAGAG GATCCCTATCTAACGCTGACAGGTCCAACCCGTGCTGTTGTGGTGACATCAGATCCTTCGTACTTTGAGATTGAGCTGAAAGTGAAGGGCACTGCTGAATCTGAGGATAAATATTTAAGCCGCCTAGTTATGACATACAGGACGGGTTTTCTGGATAGAAGTTTTACTAGTGGGCTTAGCACTCTGGAGATGGCATTCAAAGAGATCATCCAATCTGTGGAGGCCACAATCAGTGTAAAAGTCGTTGATGGATCATGGCCAGATAGTTTTCGTGGTGTATTTTGTGCGAGCATCGATGACATAGCTGGCTTGAAAGTCAAGTTGCTGGAATGTGGAGATGATAGATTGCCTCTTGATGCTGATGGCAACATCAAGCTTAGATGCAAGGTCGTTTCTGTTGGACTTGAGGGATTGCTGAGGATTTCTGTCATGGCACACTGTATTAATGGGGATCAGGTTGTGGAGAGTCATTGCAGAGAAGATGTTAAGAGTCATGAAGTAGTGTTTGAACCCAGGAGATCGGGTACAAGCTCCAATACTGAGCTTAAGATTGGCTCTTGCAGAATGGAAGTCACTGTGAGCTGGTCCCTTTTCTCTTATCAGCTGTAA